The sequence TTCTTCCATTGTTTAAAATATGGGGTATGTGTGCAAAAGAGGGCTGCAGAAGAGGAGAGAACAGGCATGGAAATCAggatggtctgtgtgcaagggggagttgcaaaaataagggaggaggagggaagaaaaatTAGTGAAAGTGAAATTGGGGAGACAAAGAGGGTTTGCAAAAAAAGGTGGGagtaggaggcatgggaatggggtGAAGATGAAAACAGGGATACAAAAGGGGATGAAGAAGAGTGGTGGCTTCATAATTGGATAGAAGGTGAAGAGTGCTTAGTCATTACAATGTGTGCCCAGAGGTTTCCAtgtgggtggtctgtgtgcaagggggcaGTTGTGGAGGAGGTATGGACATGGAAGTGATGGTGAAAATGGGTGCAAAGTGGGGCTGCAGaacagaagagagaagtggcttcagaaatagGGTTTGAAAGGCGACAAGAGAGCTTAGCAGATGCATggggttggaaggggaagctctagGGGATTACTGTGGCAGGGGTTGGCAAGCAGAGCAAGTAGGTGCACAGCCtaattttaaatataattattattgttgttaataataatccAGAAGCTCCTCCCCCCGGGGCAGCAGAGCAGAGAAAGTAGAAAGAATGCATCAGCCTGAAAGTCAACCATTTTCCCACTTTCTGGGCTAAGGGGAAAAGGTAGACAAGGTGCCGCTGTTGGGCACATTCTTGAGACCCGAGCAGTACATGCCTGGGTGGGAAAGAAGCTTGGGCAAGAAAGACAAGGAGCCATTTGTTTTGGTAGGATTttagtggtggtggcggcggctggTCCCTCCTGTGTGAGGTGCTCAGATGCTGCTGAGCCCCGAGTGGAGCCTACCTCATAGCTACAGCTGCCACGTGGTGCTTCTGCCACCCTTGTGTGGAGAAGGCAAAGCAGTGGGAGGGATTGGGGAGGGGCCACACCACAGCACTGACAAGGTGCTGCCAGTAAAGCTTGAAGTGCAGAGGGAATCAAGCACAAGTGGACTTTGCGGACCCCTTGGGATAACTctgtggcccccaggttggaagCAACGGAGAAGATAGCAACAAAGCAAAATTGGTGGCCCAGAGGAGGGGTGGGGCCAGGAGAATCTCAGAGCTACAGTGATGTTTCAGATTATACTTCCTTCGATTTTTAACATCATAAAGGATTAATTTACTATGTTTGCGGGCTGGTTCATATATGTACTGCTGAAttcccaccatacatttatcTTCTCAGGCTTGCATAGGTGCCTACAACTTGCCATGTTAACCAGTGAAGTTGGTTGGCAGAAGatccaggacaggcaaaagaaaatgtttcttcacacaacacagaaTTAAATACCTTAAGATGTGGTGATGATCCATTaacttagatagctttaaaaagtGATTAAGACAAAACTTCATGGATAAATTCATTTATCAACAGCTATTAGCACAATAGTATAGTACCATATTTATGGACAATATCTCTCTCCATACTAAATGCAGGAGACAAACAAAAGAGAGTTGTTTTTTCCAAGCTTATGAATACCCAGAAGCAACTGCCGGCTGCTGTTACAAACCAAGGTCAAAGTTATTAGGGGTACCTAATAACTTCAGTACTCATGTTCTTACTCCAAGTAGCCTTTCCGAATTCTAGCCTCTGGAAGTTGCCATTATTGTAGGAGGGTTTTGTATTTCTAGATCCTATCAACTTCGCCTGGTGGAATTACGAGCTACTGATGGGTTTTGCTGCTGGGTCAGAGCctggaacagttacttttttgaactacaactcccatcagccccagccagcatggccactggattgggctggtaggagttgtagttcaaaaaagtaacttttccaagctctgtgctgggTTCATCAATGCTGAACACTAGTTCTCTGATGGACATATAACTTGGTCCACATTTCCCATATCCCCCACTGCTGTTAGAGCTCTATCAAGTGGAAACACAAAATTTGGAGCAAGGATATATAAGTCTTTCTGTTGCTTAGAAATCCCCACTTTCCACAAGAATCATGGGTAAAAAGCTTTATACAATACCATCTCAATATACAATATAGCTTCAAATGTTTTTATCTCAAGTACAGAGAAACTTTTGGAGGCTGTGCAAGAAAAGACTGATATCCTCAGAGCTAAGTTATACCTTTTGTTAAAAAGACCTGTTTGTGCCTTTCTCTCCTAGGAGCCAATGGCTTGGCTAACCCACGAGATTTCCTTGTGCCAGTTGCCTGGTATGAAGATCGCCAAGTAGCTGAGGATTACACGGTTGTCAACAAGTACCAGGGAAAACTCTTTGCAGCACAACAGGTTAGGATATTAGAATCTTCAATTCAGCCTAAGGGTTGAGATGTTAACCACACAGTCCACAATGCTGATTTCCTTCTGTTGTGATAAACCTGTGCAAGTTCTAAGTATGTCCATTTAGGTGAAACAAAGCTGAAAAGTTTAAAAGTGAGGGAAGATGGTCAGATAAGTAGAATGCTGATGTTCAGGAGTTTTGGTGAGGTGGGTTGAACAATAGCAGCCTGGTCAGGTGACAAGAAAAACCAAAAAGAGAATCCCAGTGGGCTTCAGTGTGGGATTGGGGGGGACACTCCCTATGTCATCTGTGATTAGGTACCTGCTCCCATAACACAGATGATCAGAAATAACAGGAATCAGGGATACAGGCAAGACCCCAGcccaaatgcaaaagaaaaactGTGAGCAGCAGGAGCCACAGCTGGCCTGTCTGGGGCTGCATACACggcgtacatttaaagcacatcgtttacccctcacagagctcaattcccagcatccttaacaaactaaagttcccaggattctttgagggaagtcatgtactttacaGTGTGTGTGCAGCCAAGGAGGGAGAAGCAGAcgatggaagaggaaggtctctcCAGCTCCCCTCAGTTTAAGGTGTTGTGGCCTGACCATTGTGACTCATCAGCCCTTTTAAATTACCTGCAATTGTTACACACCCTAGGAAGCACTGAAGGGACCCCTGGCTTTCACTAATGGTGGTGCATAACTATTATTACTGCTGATATAGTGAGAAGTGCTATTTTATCAGAATGAAACATTCTTGAGGCCGACTGTATTCTGTTTATCGTTAAGTATTTTGTCTTTAGCTGACCTTTTCCTGGTCATGGGTTTTTATGGATAGTGACAATGCTTCCTAATTATTAGTGCCTTGCAAGAAAAGATTCAGGACATGATCCAGAGGTATTCCTGtgccattttattatttaaaaaagatgTATCAGCTGCTCCCTCAAACATAAACCATGATTGGCATCTCATCAGAAAACATGTTTTTCAGTACATCTTTCCTCGGAACCAGAGTACTTCTGTGCAGAACTGCAGCCAGCCATTCTCTTTAAGCAGacatccccccacccccgtgCACCATTTTTGTAGCCAGCCTTTAAGCAGACATTCcattctccccccttttttcctttccaaTCTCTGCTGAAGATTCCATAGCTACATAGCATGTGCAaccctcattgggctgtttggggttgttgtttttcaatATTGTTTGTACCCCACCATTTCTCAGAGAATGCTGATATCTCCCCTGTTGTTTCTCAGTGGACTTGTTTTGGCTACACTCCTGTCATCACGGACCACCTAAGTTTACTATTAGCAAGAGtgatagtcattcattcattcattggtgatcgcTCGTGgacaagtaagattgtcttccaagataaggtctgtgcttggaagacgcctgtgtgtgaatttgttttatgtgcggAGATCGgcacacgacgatcaacacacaatcatgacagaaaaaggcttttatccagtggcatggataccacgacggttggaagtcttttatctgctgcagccttcatccgccttcacagccgttgtaacatacacattgttatcctccgcctgttctcccgttgaggactttcttggattgttcctTGTGTTAaactgaggtgtgtgtgtgtgtgtctctagtGACAGAGAAATGCAAGAAGAAACCTGCCCTTGGATAAAAAAGATGCAAGTTTATGTCCATTAACTAAATTCTCATCACAAGCAATATTTTTATGCTTTTAGTCCTTTGCTGTTTTCAGCATAGAAACAAAAATGAAAGCTCGGGAAAATCTTATCTAGGACTAGCCTACAACAATAATTCCATGCTTGGGTGAGTGAGTATGAACGTGGTTATGTAAGTAGAAAAATCTGGTATCTGCTTAGGCTGTACCAGTTATATTTTCTAATCTCCATGAATGCTAGACACTTTCCATAAATAAAGATACCTGCATTCTGCTTAATCTTATAGAGCTGCTCTCCATTCAATGTTGTGGCCTGGCACGGGAACTACACACCATACAAGTATAATCTCAGCAATTTCATGGTTGTTAATTCTGTGGCTTTTGACCATGCGGTAAGTTCTGGGCAATCCTGGGTATGGTTTAAGTCTCACCTTGGGAGACTTTGTTTGGTACTTCTTTTCCCTTGATTTGCATGTGTCAATCTTTTTTATTTGTAGGATCCTTCTATCTTCACTGTCTTGACAGCAAAGTCAACTCGTCCTGGAGTGGCAGTTGCTGATTTTGTTATATTCCCACCTCGCTGGGCAGTGGCCAGCAACACTTTCCGTCCACCTTATTACCACAGTATGTGTGTCACTTACTTTGCTACACTGTGAAACTGTTACAGTAAATACAGCCACAAAGATTTCACTTCTCCACAAGGGACTGAACACACCTTTACCAGGATTTAGTTGCCAGACTAGTAGTCTCTCCAACAGACCCTGAAAGGGGCTAAGTGGTAACTGCAAAAGCCATGGCAAAAGGAAGTACATTATTAAGCACAATGGAAGGAAAAATTGGTCTGCTGCTTATTCAGTCTATAAAATAGCTGTAAAAGCTTAATTGAATAAATGATGCCATTAAATGCTAAGGAGCATCACACGATGTGACTCAGATCTCCAGTCCTATGACAGACTTGGGTCTCTGCAACTTAACTGATTTTCATGAAATCTTGACAAAGTTGCAGAACAACTGTGAATTTACATGCTTTTTTTATTTCCGCAGGGAACTGCATGAGTGAGTTTATGGGCCTGATCAAAGGGAGTTATGAGGCAAAGGAACAAGGATTTCTTCCTGGAGGGGCCACTCTGCACAGCATGATGACACCCCATGGGCCAGATGCCAGCTGTTTTGAGAAGGCCAGCACAACCAAGTTGGAGCCCGAAAGGGTTGCAGAGGGGACTATGGTAAGAGCCTAAAAAATCCAAGCCCCTAGTAGCATTATACTGAAGGTCTAAGAATTTACTGTCAAGATCGTTCTCAGGATGGAGGTGGAAAACACAAGCACATATAAGAGTTGACAACAAGAGTTACTTGCCATatctgcacacacaaaaaagatccACAAAGGGAGTAACTTGTGACCCATTGTGGTTAATTGGAAGAGTGGGACAGGGAAGCAAAATGTCAAGACAGCTGGAGAATGAAGAATGTTAGGTAGCTTATAAGCTGCCAAAGGAAGGCAATAAAATAATAAGGATGCCTTAAGGGAGTCAAACTCAGGAGTTTCAATAACAACTGGATGTCCCACATCAACATGCAAAAAAGGCTCGCCATCATAAGCCTGGAATGAAAAAAGATTCAAAGGCGTCACAGGGCTGCAAAAGGAATAGAATCTAACCATTAGATGATAAGACTATAGACatattgcattatttatttatttcatttttatcccacctctcTTCCAGGGAGCCAAGGATGGTGACATGGCTCtccccacaacagccctgtgaggtagattaggctgagagacagtgacttgtaTCACGTGACATTATATACTTACTGACTTGCCTATTAACAGATTGTGATATGTTTTATGAACTTGGATCTGTGTACAAGGTCTTGCCAAGACAAGCTGCCTTCTGTAAACTCGTAACAGAACTTCAGCTGTCACAAAAATTCAGATTTGTCAGTCTAGCTAAGGAATACAGGGATATATGCAGAACGTTGTGCCCATTGCCAAGTTCTGTGTGGCACACTCATAGAATGTGCCCACTGTCATATTCACAAGTGTATTACACAAACAGAATTTAGTAAGGGGCACAAAATTCAGCATCATGAGATTTCCAGCTTTTACCCTGTTTGTAGCTGGATCGGCTGGGGTGGTGGAGCAGAATTTCCAATGATCAAGGTAGTGGTCCATGTATCCCTTAGCCCTAAAGTCAGCCCAGGACTAATAGAAGTCGAAAACTATTTGCAACAAGAAGTATATAAATCTGGCTATTTCTACTGATAAGCAAAAGCCAGCTTTTCAGAACATATTTCTAATTACCGAGTTAACCCAGTTCTGAatattcacctttaaatataGACATCCATATAAAAGAAGGGCAACTGTAAACATGAGTGGCGGCAAAGCTAGGTATGTCAATATTTCTAAATAGAACTTAAGGTCTGCAATAAAGCCACTTGTGCTTGGTACTCTTGTGTGTACGTACGCTCTAGTTGTATAAAGGATTTTCTTACAACTCAGGTGTCTGTCCAACAATTTATTGTTAAAGCAACTTCCATTTGCATTTAATTACCAGATGTTGCTAGTATCTTCCCTTTCTCAACATCTTACATGATTTTCCAACAGGCCTTCATGTTTGagtcttctttcagcttggctgtCACCAAATGGGCACTGAAAACCTGCCTAGATAAGACCTACTACAAGTGTTGGGAATCTCTGAAGAGCCATTTCAATCTGAAGCACAACTGAAGAGTCCAGATGTGTAATCGCTTATATTTTTCCTGCCTGTGTAATTAAAGGCAACTGTGTGACTGTTAAGAGACTAGTGTCTTGGTCCATCTTACATGCAGAAACTTATGAGCAGCTGACAAGATGAATGACTAGTAATGATCAAACAATAAAACTACCACTAATTTTAAttgaacaattaaaacaaatttaagaatggaaacgcCTGCAAACCTTCCAGTGGGTAAAACTGTAGTCACCAACATAACATTTCTATGCTTCTTTGGATAATATTTTTTATGTTACCTAATATTATTTGAACTCCAATTAACATTAAACTGTTTGCGTTAACTGGATTGATCTTCCTTACAAAAATAATCAAGAAGTATGCCACAggtagtttatttttttttttaataatttttattcaaatttttcaaaagacaaacaaaacaaagtcaaaaaacataacaatacaacaaaaaaaaataaaaataaaatagttgacttccgatttgtcgcagatcagctataagtatataatatacatcaaacctgtcccttaatgtatacatacaagatcacttttctccataggctgtcttagttaatcgtcaaatcccaatatcatcattttattttgatctttcaacaaaaagtctaagagaggcttccattccttaagaaatgtatctgtcgatttttctctaagtagacatgtccatttatccatttctactaagtccattaatttcaatagccattcttccgttgttggtgttgattccattttccacttttgtgcatataataatcttgctgccgtaatcatatataatattattcttccatatttcttttctatttgtttatccataaaacccaataaaaaaaattctggttttgactgaatatttatctttagaattttttgcatctttctACCTAtttgtgcccaaaatgattttgcctttttacacagccaccacatatgataaaatgatccttcttgttgtttacatttccaacaaacattagaaacattactatacatttttgacaacttttctggagtcatgtaccaacggtacatcattttatagaaattttctttaagattatagcatagtgtaaatctcaagccttttttccacatattttcccattgatccatttgtatgttataaccaaaattttttgcccactttaccatacactcttttacttgttcttcctccatatccattttcagtaagagtttatacattttcgcaattatattttcatcatttgtacacaatcctatttcaaaatcagatttacttatttcaaacccatacattttcttgtccattttatatctttctaacaattgtaaataggcaaaccattgagaactatatccttcctttgtcagttgttctctctctttcattatatattctccatgtacattttctaatagttcttgataagttaaccatttctcttttccagccatttctcttctgtaaaacgcttcttgacttgagacacataatggtattttcgaataaaaccttgatttatatctattccatattttcaacagaggacgtcttataaaatgattgttaaagtctacatttacttttactttgtcataccatagatatccatgccatccccacttcaaattatggccctccaaatccaatagtcttttattcctcaataagatccattcctttatccagactagacagcaggcagcaaaataaagtctcagatttggtaatcccagtcctcctctttctttggcatcttgtagtagtttaaatttaactcttggtttttttccttgccatacaaatttagagatatctttttgccattgtttaaaaggtaaatcagaggatattacaggtattgtttgaaacaaaaacatcattctcggtaatacattcatttttatcacagatattctacccattaatgacaattgtagtttatcccattttagcaaatctttcttaatctctgtccataatttttcataattattatgaaacaactttgaatttttatttgtcataatgatacctaaatatttcaactttttctctattgtaaaatctgtcttgtccattaactccttctgttcccttaaagttaaatttttcaccaacatctttgtt is a genomic window of Rhineura floridana isolate rRhiFlo1 chromosome 1, rRhiFlo1.hap2, whole genome shotgun sequence containing:
- the HGD gene encoding homogentisate 1,2-dioxygenase; the protein is MERMVELKYMSGFGNEFNSEDPRCPGALPEGQNNPQICPYGLYAEQLSGSAFTCPRPTNRRSWLYRILPSVCHRPFQPVDQGYLTHNWDENEPDPNQLRWKPFEIPKTSQRKLDFVTGLHTLCGAGEPKSRNGLAIHVFTCNTSMINRCFYNSDGDFLIVPQQGTLLITTEFGKLLVEPNEICVIQEGMHFSVEVFGETRGYILEIYGVHFELPDLGPIGANGLANPRDFLVPVAWYEDRQVAEDYTVVNKYQGKLFAAQQSCSPFNVVAWHGNYTPYKYNLSNFMVVNSVAFDHADPSIFTVLTAKSTRPGVAVADFVIFPPRWAVASNTFRPPYYHRNCMSEFMGLIKGSYEAKEQGFLPGGATLHSMMTPHGPDASCFEKASTTKLEPERVAEGTMAFMFESSFSLAVTKWALKTCLDKTYYKCWESLKSHFNLKHN